In a genomic window of Acidilobus saccharovorans 345-15:
- a CDS encoding DNA-directed DNA polymerase I, which translates to MALRNDGSPQAGGQGRANEGRSSAASAKSEGKGGGNDRAPAKQPQSQKQPEPATGKRAARSILDFMSEPSAQEPPQTAQRPKAERIDKQEASEVPTKVQQEPEEPPRSEPEVKEVRLPETYAWYASSNDYLVEAQQGQRVPGQWWLFQEETYAAQASGYLLEVRYDGDLGKAVAFIYDPSTSKVVKWVDRTGHKPYFLTNMELGEDGRPPIDLTKYKSFSNLAVVTKRDPITNRDVKLTKIITNDPLAVKTLRAVLTEKGYRVWEADIKYFLNYIYDSQLIPGMPYDVSDSWRQKEWKRSEELEKLIKESFTEDLRDMALDWQYIFEEPSPKVPKVAFDIEVVAPGEGRFPEPKEADMPVMSVSIVDDKGNKSVLLLARPASRFSGRQKLEGEVELFDSERAMLLELLRRLSRYAVVFTFNGDNFDVPYIYNRLVNLGVRPEDIPIVFLQDYVTFKGRLHVDLHRVFDIKALQSYAFGNKYREKSLEAVSEALLGQTKREISTFLNDVSLDELAAYNLQDSVLTMGLVIFNNELTWNLLVLLMRISKSGLEEVSRSQVSAWIKSTLYWEHRRRGLLIPSREDIERMIGKQAPRSAAIIKDKKYRGAIVLQPPQGVFFNVIVLDFASLYPSVIRNWNLSYETVDNPYCQKYVEAPEVGHRICMDRRGISSQLVGLLRDFRVKVYKKKAKSKDLSEEERIWYETVQAAMKVYINASYGVFGNEAFALYSLPVAESVTAIGRATLLETLRRASELNLHILYGDTDSLFVWDPPKDALNEIIKYVQEKLGMDLDIDKTFRLVLFSGLKKNYVGFDGDSYIIKGMVAKKSNTPEFIKFETADVMKILSGLQRPEDLEKTLDLLREKVQEIYTKLRRREYTLDQLAISVMMSKDPMEYKKNTPQHVKAALLLINEGVPVTRGDIISFVKTKDKVGVKPVRLARLADVDTTKYLEYVRSAFEQFLLAFGVRWDEMTGVKKLL; encoded by the coding sequence ATGGCCCTGCGTAACGACGGGTCCCCCCAGGCAGGAGGGCAGGGCAGGGCCAACGAAGGACGCAGCTCAGCGGCCTCAGCAAAATCAGAAGGGAAGGGCGGCGGCAATGATAGGGCCCCAGCAAAACAGCCCCAGAGCCAGAAGCAGCCGGAGCCTGCCACGGGTAAGAGGGCGGCCAGAAGCATACTAGACTTCATGAGCGAGCCCAGCGCCCAGGAGCCGCCCCAGACAGCCCAGAGGCCAAAGGCAGAGCGGATCGATAAGCAAGAGGCCAGCGAGGTCCCTACTAAGGTTCAGCAGGAGCCGGAGGAGCCGCCAAGAAGCGAGCCTGAGGTTAAGGAAGTTAGACTTCCCGAGACCTACGCGTGGTACGCCAGCTCCAATGATTACCTGGTTGAGGCCCAGCAGGGCCAGAGGGTCCCAGGCCAGTGGTGGCTCTTCCAGGAGGAGACCTACGCGGCCCAGGCGTCAGGCTACCTGCTTGAGGTAAGGTATGACGGCGACCTTGGCAAGGCCGTCGCCTTCATATATGACCCCTCAACAAGTAAAGTGGTTAAGTGGGTGGACAGGACCGGGCATAAGCCCTACTTCCTGACAAACATGGAGCTCGGGGAGGACGGCAGACCCCCTATAGATTTGACCAAGTACAAGTCCTTCAGCAACCTCGCAGTGGTGACCAAGAGGGACCCTATAACCAACCGCGACGTGAAGCTGACTAAGATAATAACCAACGATCCCCTGGCCGTCAAGACGCTGAGGGCTGTGCTTACAGAGAAGGGCTACAGGGTGTGGGAGGCGGACATAAAGTACTTCCTGAACTACATCTATGACAGCCAGCTCATACCTGGCATGCCGTACGACGTGTCTGACAGCTGGAGGCAGAAGGAGTGGAAGCGCAGCGAGGAGTTGGAGAAGCTCATAAAGGAGTCCTTCACCGAGGACCTGAGGGACATGGCGCTTGACTGGCAGTACATATTTGAGGAGCCGTCACCCAAGGTCCCTAAGGTCGCCTTCGACATAGAGGTCGTGGCCCCTGGCGAGGGCCGCTTCCCTGAGCCCAAGGAGGCTGACATGCCGGTAATGAGCGTCTCCATAGTAGATGACAAGGGCAACAAGTCCGTGCTCCTGCTGGCCAGGCCTGCGAGCCGGTTCAGCGGCAGGCAGAAGCTCGAAGGCGAGGTTGAGCTCTTCGACAGCGAGAGGGCCATGCTGCTCGAGCTGCTGAGGAGGCTGAGCCGCTACGCCGTGGTCTTCACGTTCAACGGCGACAACTTTGACGTGCCATATATCTACAACAGGCTGGTAAACCTAGGCGTGAGGCCGGAGGACATACCAATAGTGTTCCTCCAGGACTACGTGACCTTCAAGGGAAGGCTGCACGTGGACCTTCACAGGGTCTTTGACATAAAGGCCCTGCAGAGCTACGCCTTCGGCAATAAGTACAGGGAGAAGAGCCTTGAGGCGGTTTCCGAGGCGCTCCTCGGCCAGACGAAGCGTGAGATCAGCACGTTCCTTAACGACGTGAGCCTTGACGAGCTGGCGGCCTATAACCTTCAGGACTCAGTGCTGACCATGGGCCTCGTCATCTTCAACAACGAGCTCACCTGGAACCTGCTGGTCCTCCTGATGAGAATAAGCAAGTCAGGCCTTGAGGAGGTCTCCAGGTCCCAGGTCTCGGCCTGGATAAAGAGCACCCTTTACTGGGAGCACAGGAGGAGGGGCCTGCTGATACCGAGCAGGGAGGACATAGAGAGGATGATAGGCAAGCAGGCCCCGAGGAGCGCCGCCATAATAAAGGACAAGAAGTACAGGGGCGCCATAGTGCTCCAGCCGCCTCAGGGCGTGTTCTTCAACGTAATAGTCCTTGACTTCGCAAGCCTGTACCCGTCCGTTATAAGGAACTGGAACCTGAGCTATGAGACTGTCGACAACCCGTACTGCCAGAAGTACGTCGAGGCCCCTGAGGTTGGGCACAGGATATGCATGGACAGGAGGGGGATCTCAAGCCAGCTCGTGGGACTGCTGAGGGACTTCAGGGTTAAGGTGTACAAGAAGAAGGCCAAGAGCAAGGACCTAAGCGAGGAGGAGAGGATCTGGTACGAGACCGTCCAGGCGGCTATGAAGGTGTACATAAACGCTAGCTACGGCGTCTTCGGAAACGAGGCGTTCGCGCTCTACAGCCTCCCGGTGGCCGAGAGCGTCACAGCGATAGGTAGGGCAACGCTGCTTGAGACGCTGCGCAGGGCCTCGGAGCTGAACCTGCACATACTCTATGGCGACACTGACAGCCTCTTCGTCTGGGACCCGCCGAAGGACGCCCTCAACGAAATAATAAAGTACGTGCAGGAGAAGCTGGGCATGGACCTGGACATAGATAAGACCTTCAGGCTGGTGCTCTTCAGCGGCCTCAAGAAGAACTATGTAGGCTTTGACGGCGACAGCTACATAATAAAGGGCATGGTAGCTAAGAAGAGCAACACGCCCGAGTTCATAAAGTTTGAGACGGCCGACGTCATGAAGATATTGAGCGGCCTGCAGCGCCCGGAGGACCTGGAGAAGACCCTGGACCTGCTCAGGGAGAAGGTGCAGGAGATATACACTAAGCTCAGGAGGAGGGAGTACACGCTGGACCAGCTCGCCATATCAGTGATGATGAGCAAGGACCCGATGGAGTACAAGAAGAACACCCCACAGCACGTCAAGGCAGCCCTGCTCCTCATAAACGAGGGCGTCCCCGTCACCAGGGGGGACATAATATCGTTCGTGAAGACGAAGGATAAGGTGGGCGTTAAGCCCGTGAGGCTTGCAAGGCTGGCCGACGTTGACACTACTAAGTACCTGGAGTACGTGAGGTCAGCCTTTGAGCAGTTCCTGCTGGCCTTCGGGGTCAGATGGGATGAGATGACTGGCGTCAAGAAGCTCCTCTGA
- a CDS encoding sodium:solute symporter family protein, with amino-acid sequence MLGIAGWVTFWAFFVVFVFLGFYGARWRRGNLAQLHEWALAGRRLGVFLAWFLIGADLYTAYTFVAVPSLEYAQGAIAFFAVPYVAITFAVAMLFMTMLWDKSREKGYITAADFVQDQFNSVTLAILVAVTGIVAELPYIALQIDGMRAVLEVMMTGLSSATRISEIALVVAFIILAAFTYTSGLRGSALGAVFKDVLVWLGVISLIIIVPLSINGGFSAAFSAAAKHNLISGTEYLKPAFASAYESLFIGSALALYLYPHAVNGSLSSESRKALRYSTALLPLYGIGLAILALLGILVYASPGAESLLSQFPAAERGLLAVPALAVATLPSWFAGLVLLGIFVGGMVPAAIMAIAQANLLVRNLIKPFFRLSERGETRAAQWASVFFKFLALGFVFVTPLTYAIQLQLTGGIIILQTLPPVFLGLLTRKLNKHSLIAGWVAGMLSGIYLLLLANHFGPLTKSAYPVFGHSIYIGIISLAINIAVVLLGTAIAYAAGWRPSK; translated from the coding sequence ATGCTGGGCATCGCCGGCTGGGTTACGTTCTGGGCCTTCTTTGTGGTCTTCGTGTTCCTGGGCTTCTACGGGGCCAGGTGGAGGAGGGGCAACCTAGCCCAGTTGCACGAGTGGGCCCTGGCCGGCAGGAGGCTTGGAGTGTTCCTTGCATGGTTCCTCATAGGCGCCGACCTTTACACGGCGTATACCTTTGTGGCCGTCCCATCGCTCGAGTATGCCCAGGGCGCCATAGCCTTCTTTGCGGTGCCCTACGTAGCCATAACCTTCGCCGTCGCCATGCTGTTTATGACTATGCTCTGGGACAAGTCCAGGGAGAAGGGGTACATAACGGCCGCTGACTTCGTCCAGGACCAGTTCAACTCCGTGACGCTAGCTATACTTGTTGCTGTAACGGGCATAGTGGCGGAGCTGCCCTACATAGCCCTTCAGATAGACGGCATGAGGGCCGTGCTGGAGGTCATGATGACCGGCCTCTCAAGCGCCACAAGGATCTCTGAGATAGCGCTGGTGGTGGCATTCATAATACTGGCCGCCTTCACCTACACGAGCGGCCTCAGGGGCTCGGCCCTCGGGGCCGTGTTCAAGGACGTGCTGGTGTGGCTTGGGGTCATATCGCTCATTATTATAGTGCCGCTCTCGATAAATGGCGGCTTCTCCGCGGCCTTCAGCGCAGCTGCCAAGCACAACCTTATCAGCGGCACTGAGTACCTCAAGCCCGCGTTCGCCTCAGCCTATGAGAGCCTCTTCATAGGGAGCGCGCTGGCACTCTATCTTTACCCACACGCGGTTAACGGCTCCCTCAGCTCGGAGTCCAGGAAGGCGCTCAGGTACAGCACGGCGCTCCTGCCCCTTTACGGCATAGGGCTTGCGATACTCGCGCTGCTGGGCATACTGGTTTACGCCTCCCCGGGCGCCGAGAGCCTGCTCTCCCAGTTCCCGGCCGCCGAGAGGGGCCTGTTAGCTGTTCCAGCCCTCGCGGTGGCCACCTTGCCGTCGTGGTTCGCCGGCTTAGTGCTCCTGGGCATATTCGTTGGCGGCATGGTGCCAGCTGCTATAATGGCCATAGCTCAGGCCAACCTGCTGGTCAGGAACTTAATAAAGCCATTCTTCAGGCTCAGCGAGAGGGGGGAGACCAGGGCCGCGCAGTGGGCCTCGGTGTTCTTCAAGTTCCTCGCCCTGGGCTTCGTGTTCGTGACCCCGCTGACGTATGCAATTCAGCTTCAGCTCACTGGAGGGATCATAATACTGCAGACCCTTCCACCGGTGTTCCTGGGCCTCCTGACGAGGAAGCTGAACAAGCACTCCCTAATTGCAGGGTGGGTTGCTGGTATGTTATCAGGAATATACCTGCTGCTCCTGGCCAATCACTTCGGCCCGCTGACAAAGTCAGCCTACCCTGTGTTTGGGCATTCGATATACATAGGCATCATATCGCTTGCAATAAACATAGCTGTAGTGCTCCTGGGCACGGCTATAGCCTACGCTGCCGGCTGGAGGCCCAGTAAGTGA
- a CDS encoding DUF3311 domain-containing protein, producing MSGGLTVGQKVVIAILLIIPLIAYMAYTTYDFVSPSLGGVPFFYWYQTLWLVISSLLFIVAAVLWERWLSGR from the coding sequence ATGAGCGGAGGGCTTACCGTAGGACAGAAGGTAGTGATCGCAATACTCCTTATAATACCTCTCATAGCCTACATGGCATATACAACCTATGACTTTGTCAGCCCGTCCCTTGGGGGCGTTCCGTTCTTCTACTGGTACCAGACGCTCTGGCTGGTGATATCGTCGCTACTGTTCATCGTAGCTGCAGTCCTGTGGGAAAGGTGGCTCAGCGGGAGGTGA
- a CDS encoding DUF2283 domain-containing protein, producing the protein MQGAGEGYPRKLVIGDINNMWIEYDKQSDTLYIGFSDKEAEESFMLDDGTIVNVSGDELISIVIQNASSRLNL; encoded by the coding sequence TTGCAGGGGGCCGGCGAGGGCTATCCAAGGAAGTTAGTAATAGGGGATATCAACAACATGTGGATAGAGTATGACAAACAGAGCGACACACTATATATAGGGTTCAGCGACAAGGAGGCCGAGGAGAGCTTCATGCTCGACGATGGGACGATAGTTAACGTCAGCGGCGACGAGCTGATAAGCATAGTTATACAGAACGCCAGCAGCAGGCTTAACCTCTAG
- the glyS gene encoding glycine--tRNA ligase codes for MTEDIYDKIVDLAKRRGFFWPSYEIYGGLAGFYDIGPYGLTVKRKIIEAWRRLFVFNHQDYVVEIETPAVGPSIVYEASGHVESFTDPVVRCTKCGRIYRADHLVEDALKVSAEGLSPEELTRKIRENNIRCPVCGGELSEVSTFNLLFKTQIGPYEGSVGYIRPELAQGMFVSFRRVLETMRNRMPLGIAQVGRVGRNEISPRQGMIRLRDFTIMEMEFFFDPQSGQCPNLDRVMDRKLRVRQYKVRLEGGGPQEFTVRELIEKKVVAHPCMAYWMTVGLDLVKYIGVTEDETFFEEKGPKEKAHYATQVFDQLVRTSRWGWVEVAGYAYRGDYDLSRHMKYSGQDLKVFEPYKEPRVEKVKKVLVDLAYAGRTYRSRASEAVKLAESLPAEEAERQLREMGKLRVGDFEFPASAVKIVEVEQKVSGRSYTPHVVEPSFGTDRLLYVALERAYREKEGRVVLSLPRYLAPVDAAVFPLIEGEEKLEARARQLRDLLVSAGFTVLYDDSGSIGKRYARADEIGVPAAFTVDYQTLEDGTVTLRDRDTWRQVRLRLEDAPEALKKFIYNLVDIAQLGKPVEPEG; via the coding sequence TTGACGGAGGACATCTATGACAAGATAGTCGACCTTGCTAAGAGAAGGGGGTTCTTCTGGCCCAGCTACGAGATCTACGGCGGACTCGCGGGGTTCTATGACATAGGTCCATACGGACTGACTGTGAAGCGCAAGATAATAGAGGCCTGGAGGAGGCTCTTTGTGTTCAACCACCAGGACTACGTTGTAGAGATAGAGACCCCCGCAGTGGGGCCCTCCATAGTCTACGAGGCGAGCGGCCACGTGGAGAGCTTCACCGACCCCGTTGTCAGATGTACTAAGTGTGGCAGGATATACAGGGCTGACCACCTGGTCGAGGACGCCCTTAAGGTCAGCGCTGAGGGGCTCAGCCCGGAGGAGCTGACCAGGAAGATAAGGGAGAACAACATAAGGTGCCCCGTCTGCGGGGGCGAGCTCTCGGAGGTGAGCACGTTCAATCTCCTCTTCAAGACCCAGATAGGCCCCTACGAGGGGAGCGTGGGCTACATAAGGCCAGAGCTGGCCCAGGGCATGTTCGTCAGCTTCAGGAGGGTCCTCGAGACCATGAGGAACAGGATGCCGCTCGGCATAGCCCAGGTTGGCAGGGTCGGCAGGAACGAGATAAGCCCAAGGCAGGGCATGATAAGGCTGAGGGACTTCACGATAATGGAAATGGAGTTCTTCTTCGACCCCCAGAGCGGCCAGTGCCCAAACCTAGACAGGGTGATGGACCGCAAGCTCAGGGTCAGGCAGTACAAGGTCCGCCTTGAGGGCGGGGGGCCGCAGGAGTTCACGGTGAGGGAGCTCATAGAGAAGAAGGTCGTGGCGCACCCATGCATGGCCTACTGGATGACCGTGGGCCTCGACCTCGTTAAGTACATAGGTGTGACCGAGGACGAGACCTTCTTCGAGGAGAAGGGGCCCAAGGAGAAGGCCCACTACGCCACGCAGGTCTTCGACCAGCTCGTCAGGACCTCAAGGTGGGGCTGGGTGGAGGTGGCCGGCTACGCCTACAGGGGTGACTACGACCTCAGCAGGCACATGAAGTACAGCGGCCAGGACCTGAAGGTGTTTGAGCCCTACAAGGAGCCCCGCGTTGAGAAGGTGAAGAAGGTGCTCGTGGACCTAGCGTACGCGGGCCGCACCTACAGGTCAAGGGCCTCCGAGGCTGTCAAGCTGGCTGAGTCGCTGCCCGCGGAGGAGGCCGAGAGGCAGCTCAGGGAGATGGGCAAGCTCAGGGTGGGGGACTTCGAGTTCCCCGCCTCGGCAGTTAAGATAGTGGAGGTTGAGCAGAAGGTCAGCGGCAGGAGCTACACACCCCACGTGGTCGAGCCCTCCTTTGGCACCGACAGGCTGCTCTACGTGGCACTTGAGAGGGCCTACAGGGAGAAGGAGGGCAGGGTAGTGCTCTCCCTGCCGAGGTACCTGGCGCCCGTGGACGCCGCTGTGTTCCCGCTAATAGAGGGCGAGGAGAAGCTCGAGGCCAGGGCCAGGCAGCTCAGGGACCTGCTGGTCTCCGCGGGCTTCACTGTGCTCTACGACGACTCGGGCAGCATTGGCAAGAGGTACGCGAGGGCGGACGAGATAGGCGTGCCGGCGGCCTTCACGGTTGACTACCAGACCCTTGAGGATGGCACTGTGACCCTGAGGGACAGGGACACGTGGCGCCAGGTCAGGCTCAGGCTTGAGGACGCGCCCGAGGCCTTGAAGAAATTTATTTATAACTTGGTGGACATAGCTCAGCTCGGGAAGCCTGTAGAGCCTGAAGGGTAG
- the speB gene encoding agmatinase encodes MGLGRLYITTANRQFAGIEGNPKSKYRIIGVPYDSTTSFRPGTRFGPDAVRLAAAGLESNSAFIKDVYLEDLSPLDEGDVAVSIGDTGETLARVEAVVRELASAGLPVMIGGEHTVTLGALRALADRKPCVVMFDAHLDLRNEYLGLKVGHATFMRRALEQVNIPRLIYIGARAFSREELEFARSKDNIITIFGPSDLITLGPINVASNVLSALKSCESTYLTVDMDAFDPAYAPGVGNPEPLGLAPYEGLYLVSRIVDERLIGMDVVEVSPHYDPGGGTAALAAKVLIEAMLKHYVSRAKASR; translated from the coding sequence ATGGGGCTCGGAAGGCTTTACATAACCACGGCTAACAGGCAGTTCGCCGGCATAGAGGGTAACCCGAAGTCTAAGTATAGGATAATAGGGGTCCCCTACGACTCGACGACGAGCTTCCGGCCCGGCACCAGGTTTGGCCCTGACGCCGTCAGGCTCGCCGCTGCTGGGCTCGAGAGCAACAGCGCCTTCATAAAGGACGTCTACCTCGAGGACCTGTCTCCCCTCGATGAAGGCGACGTCGCTGTCTCTATTGGGGACACCGGCGAGACCCTTGCTAGGGTCGAGGCCGTGGTGAGGGAGCTGGCCTCGGCGGGCCTCCCAGTTATGATAGGCGGCGAGCACACAGTTACGCTCGGCGCCCTCAGGGCCCTGGCTGACAGGAAGCCCTGCGTTGTCATGTTTGACGCGCACCTGGACCTCAGGAACGAGTACCTTGGCCTCAAGGTGGGGCACGCGACCTTCATGAGGAGGGCCCTGGAACAGGTCAACATACCCAGGCTAATTTACATAGGCGCCAGGGCGTTCTCAAGGGAAGAGCTAGAGTTCGCCAGGTCCAAGGATAACATAATAACCATCTTTGGGCCCTCTGACCTCATCACCTTGGGCCCCATCAACGTGGCCTCCAACGTGCTGTCAGCCCTCAAGAGTTGCGAGAGCACATACCTGACTGTAGACATGGACGCCTTCGACCCTGCCTACGCCCCAGGCGTCGGCAACCCGGAGCCCCTGGGGCTAGCGCCGTACGAAGGGCTCTACCTGGTGTCCCGTATAGTTGACGAGAGGCTTATCGGCATGGATGTGGTCGAGGTCTCGCCCCACTATGACCCAGGAGGTGGGACGGCGGCGCTAGCCGCCAAGGTATTAATAGAGGCCATGCTTAAGCACTACGTATCGCGGGCTAAGGCCTCTAGATAG
- a CDS encoding translation initiation factor, with product MSENIECGGLPPEICEQLNAEQQIIKIRLEVRKFNKQVTVIEGIDSKQFNLKEIASKLKSELAAGGTYKDGRIEIQGDHRRRVKEILVRMGFPEENIMIIE from the coding sequence ATGTCTGAGAACATAGAGTGTGGGGGACTGCCTCCTGAGATCTGTGAGCAGCTTAACGCAGAGCAGCAGATTATTAAGATAAGACTTGAGGTAAGGAAGTTCAACAAGCAGGTCACAGTAATCGAGGGCATAGACAGCAAGCAGTTCAACCTCAAGGAGATAGCTTCAAAGCTGAAGAGCGAGCTGGCGGCCGGCGGCACCTATAAGGATGGAAGAATAGAGATACAGGGCGACCACAGGAGAAGGGTCAAAGAGATCCTCGTCAGGATGGGCTTCCCTGAGGAGAACATAATGATAATAGAGTAA